Proteins from a genomic interval of Rosa chinensis cultivar Old Blush chromosome 2, RchiOBHm-V2, whole genome shotgun sequence:
- the LOC121051958 gene encoding nuclear pore complex protein NUP205-like, protein MCRMLSLYDISEEDIDGVIDQSQLSTVTQSSLQMQLPILELLKDFMSGKSVFRNIMGILLPGVNTIITERTNQVYGKLLEKAVQLSLEIIILVLEKDLLLSDFWRPLYQVDILHIHSYFNL, encoded by the exons ATGTGCAGGATGTTGAGTCTGTATGACATCAGTGAAGAGGATATTGATGGTGTCATTGATCAATCTCAGCTTTCAACAGTAACACAATCTTCACTCCAGATGCAGCTACCAATTCTAGAATTGCTAAAA GACTTTATGAGTGGAAAATCTGTTTTCCGGAACATCATGGGCATCCTTCTGCCAGGTGTCAATACCATTATAACTGAACGAACAAATCAAGTGTACGGGAAACTCTTAGAGAAGGCTGTGCAACTCTCATTGGAGATTATAATCCTTGTCTTGGAGAAGGATTTGCTTCTTTCTGATTTCTGGCGTCCTCTTTACCAGGTAGATATCTTGCATATTCATAGCTATTTTAACCTCTAA